The following DNA comes from Alienimonas californiensis.
GTCGGCGTCTACCTCGGCATCACCGAGCACGGCAACGTCGAGACGGAAAACGAAATCTTTGAGATTTCTCAGTTCGAGTACGACACCAAGGTCTGGAGCCACCACCACAACCCCCGCACCGTCGCCAACAACCCGGCGGGCGAGGTGACCCTCAGTCTGAAGATCACCGGCCCGCACCTGACCCTCGGCGCCGCCTGCGCCGCGGGTAACGCCGGGCTGATTCAGGGCCTGCAAATGCTGCGGCTGGGCGAGGTGGACATGGCCCTGTGCGGCGGCGTCAGCGAGAGCATTCACACCTTCGGCATCTTCGCCTCCTTCGCCGCTCAGGGGGCGCTGGCCTGCTGCGAGGCGAAGAGTCCCGCGGAGGCCTGCCGCCCGTTCGACCGCGACCGCAACGGCATCGTCGTCGCCGAGGGCGGCGGCATCGTCACCCTGGAACGGCTCGACGCCGCCAAAAAACGCGGCGCCAAGATCTACGGGGAGATCGTCGGCCACGCGATGAACAGCGACGCCAGCGACTTTGTTCTCCCGAACCGTCAGGGGCAGGCCCGCTGCCTGGAGATGGGCCTGGAACGGGCCGGGCTGGGGCCGGGTGAAATCGACATTCTCTCCTCCCACGCCACCGCCACGGTGCAGGGGGATATTGAAGAAGCGACCGCGATCGGCAGCGTGTTCGGCGACTGCTCGACCCCGCCGGCGGTCAACAATACGAAGTCCTTCATCGGTCACGCGATGGGCGCCGCCGGCGTGCTCGAACTGCTCGGCAATCTGCCGAGCTTCGAGGACGGCGTGGTGCACCCCACCATCAACTGCCCGAACCCGGACCCGAAGTGCCCGGTGCCGAACCTCGTAGCCGAGGAACCCCAACGGGTTGGCCGGGTGGACCACGTGTTGAACAACTCGTTCGGCATGCTGGGGATTAATTCCGTCGTCATCGTGAAGCGCCCGCCGACCGACGTGCGGTCCGCGTGGGCGAACTAAGTCGAACCTTTATCAAAGCAGCGCTCGTATGACCCGTCCCGAAATCCGCGGGGTGATCCTCGACATCCTCGAGAACATCGCCCCGGACGAGGATCTGTCCGACCTGAACGATAGCGAACCGTTCCGGGAACAGATGGAGCTGGACTCCATGGACTTCCTGGACATCGTGATGGAGCTGCGCAAACGCTACCGCGTGCAGATCCCCGAGGAGGATTATCCCAACCTCAACACGATGGACGGCACGGTCAATTATCTCGAGCCGAAGCTGGCCGATACGCCGGTCTGATCTGAATGGCGTTGCGTCTGATCGCTGCCGTCGTCTTGGCGCCTCTCGCTCCTTTGGCCGCCGCGGCGCTCGGAACCGTCGCAATCGACTACGGATTGCAACGATTTCCCCGCGCGAAGAACGTCGGCGGAGCCTGCTACCTGCTTTGGCTCGGCGCCGCCGTCGGTCTTCCCGCGACCGTTGCCTGCATGTTCGGGTGGTTGTTTCCGCCCGCCGCGGTTGGTCTACACGCCGTCGCCGCTCTGATCTTGGGTTTGACGATCTATTTCGAGTCCGGTCGAATCGGGGACGGTTTCATCACCGGACTCGTCGCCACCTTGGTCATGACGTTCCTCGCAGCGGTGCTTCACGCACGTGGCTAGCCCCGCCGAATCCTACGACGTCCTCATCATCGGCGCCGGCCTCTCAGGCCTCGCCGCCGGCATTCGGCTGGCGCATTACGAAAAGCGGGTGGCGATCCTCGAGCGTCACACGACCATCGGCGGGCTGAACAGCTTTTATCAGCTCCGCGGGCGTCGGCACGACGTGGGGCTGCATGCGGTCACGAACTTTCGGCCGCCGACGCTCAAACCGCTGGGGCCGCTGGCGAAACTCCTGCGGCAGCTCCGCATCTCTTGGGACGAGTTCGACCTCGCCCCGCAGTGCGGCAGCCGGGTGACGATGCCGGGGGCCAGCCTGCGGTTTACGAACGACTTCGCCGGGCTGCAAGGCGACGTCGCGGAACAGTTCCCGGGCCAGATCGACGGCTTCAACCGGCTCGACGCCGCCTCGATGGACGCGGACACCTTCGACGAGTCCCCTGGCTTTCAGCCCAGCCGGGAGCGGGTGCGGGAGTTCATCACCGATCCGCTGCTGGAAGACCTGCTGTTCGCCCCGGTCCTGTTCTACGGCAGCCCGACCCCGCACGACTGCGACTGGCGGCAGTTCGCGATCCTCTGGCGGGCGCTGTATCGGGAAGGCTTCGGCCGGCCGTTCGACGGGGTGAAGCCGATCCTCAAGACGCTCGTCCGCCGCTATAAGGCCCTCGGCGGGGATCTGTGGCTACGGCACGGGGTGAAAGCGATCCGTTCTTCCAACGGAACCATTTTGGGCGTGACGTTGGACGACGGGACGGAGATCGACGCCCCCCACGTCCTCTCCTCCGCCGGCCTGCCGCAAACGGCGGACTTGGCCGGCGACGCCGCCGAACTGCCGCGCGATCCGGGGCCGCTCTCGTTTGTGGAAAGCATCAGCGTCCTCGACCGCCCCGCGGCCGAACTGGGCTACGACGACACCGTCACCTTTTATTCCACCCGCGACCCCCGGGCCGGCGATCGCTTTCGCTACGCTAATTCCGAGGAACCCTGCGATCTGACCAGCGGCATCGCCTGTTCGCCGGATAACTATCAATACGACGCCCCCCACGAGGAAGGCTGCCTGCGGCTGACCGTGTTGGCGAACCCGCAGTATTGGGCGGGGCTGGAGCCGGACGCGTATCAAGCCGAAAAGGCC
Coding sequences within:
- a CDS encoding beta-ketoacyl-[acyl-carrier-protein] synthase family protein, with the translated sequence MPDRPDHERIVITGVGMTAPNGNSLAEYRDALLAGRSGVVPFETRYMPPVLAGVCDFDPLRHQNRREVRRGTRAGSVAVYCAHEAIADSGLPWQEMNKERVGVYLGITEHGNVETENEIFEISQFEYDTKVWSHHHNPRTVANNPAGEVTLSLKITGPHLTLGAACAAGNAGLIQGLQMLRLGEVDMALCGGVSESIHTFGIFASFAAQGALACCEAKSPAEACRPFDRDRNGIVVAEGGGIVTLERLDAAKKRGAKIYGEIVGHAMNSDASDFVLPNRQGQARCLEMGLERAGLGPGEIDILSSHATATVQGDIEEATAIGSVFGDCSTPPAVNNTKSFIGHAMGAAGVLELLGNLPSFEDGVVHPTINCPNPDPKCPVPNLVAEEPQRVGRVDHVLNNSFGMLGINSVVIVKRPPTDVRSAWAN
- a CDS encoding acyl carrier protein; amino-acid sequence: MTRPEIRGVILDILENIAPDEDLSDLNDSEPFREQMELDSMDFLDIVMELRKRYRVQIPEEDYPNLNTMDGTVNYLEPKLADTPV
- a CDS encoding phytoene desaturase family protein, with translation MASPAESYDVLIIGAGLSGLAAGIRLAHYEKRVAILERHTTIGGLNSFYQLRGRRHDVGLHAVTNFRPPTLKPLGPLAKLLRQLRISWDEFDLAPQCGSRVTMPGASLRFTNDFAGLQGDVAEQFPGQIDGFNRLDAASMDADTFDESPGFQPSRERVREFITDPLLEDLLFAPVLFYGSPTPHDCDWRQFAILWRALYREGFGRPFDGVKPILKTLVRRYKALGGDLWLRHGVKAIRSSNGTILGVTLDDGTEIDAPHVLSSAGLPQTADLAGDAAELPRDPGPLSFVESISVLDRPAAELGYDDTVTFYSTRDPRAGDRFRYANSEEPCDLTSGIACSPDNYQYDAPHEEGCLRLTVLANPQYWAGLEPDAYQAEKARWHAAALDAGRDFGVLPDLTGAQASHVLDTDVFTPNTITRFTGHPNGAVYGSATKLRDGRTGLEGLHVIGTDQGYLGIVGAMLSGVSIANRLLT